In a genomic window of Brassica rapa cultivar Chiifu-401-42 chromosome A10, CAAS_Brap_v3.01, whole genome shotgun sequence:
- the LOC103846893 gene encoding laccase-12 — MTSLYTFSCLFFFCSLLSASSIIAKVQHHNFVIQETPVKRLCKTRNAITVNGVFPGPTLEVNDGDTLEVKVLNRARYNITIHWHGVRQMRTGWADGPEFVTQCPIRPGKSYTYRFTIQGQEGTLWWHAHSSWLRATVYGALIIHPALGSSFPFPKPDSQTALVLGEWWNANPVDVINQATRTGAAPNISDAYTINGQPGDLYNCSNKETVVVPVNSGETSLLRVINAALNQPLFFTVANHKLTVVGADASYLKPFTTKVLMLGPGQTTDVLLTADQPPKRYYIAARAYQSAQNAPFDNTTTTAILHYRNTTKTSPPVTLSLPAFNDTNTVTSFSRKFKSLRNVVVPKTIDENLFFTIGLGLDNCPKNFPKNRCQGLNGTRFTASMNNVSFVLPSNFSLLQAHSNGIPGVFTTDFPAKPPVKFDYTGNNISRGLFQPVKGTKLYKLKYGTRVQIVLQDTNIVTSENHPIHLHGYDFYIVAEGFGNFNPKKDNSKFNLVDPPLRNTVAVPVNGWAVIRFVADNPGVWLMHCHLDVHIKWGLGMAFLVENGVGDLETLEAAPHDLPVC, encoded by the exons ATGACGTCCCTTTACACATTCTCTtgcttgtttttcttttgttcccTTCTCTCCGCTTCATCGATCATCGCTAAAGTTCAACACCATAACTTCGTC ATACAAGAGACACCAGTGAAGAGGCTGTGCAAGACCCGCAATGCTATCACCGTTAACGGAGTGTTCCCGGGACCCACACTAGAAGTCAATGACGGCGACACTCTTGAAGTCAAAGTCCTTAACCGTGCCCGTTACAATATCACCATCCACTG gcaTGGTGTGAGGCAGATGAGAACTGGATGGGCTGATGGGCCTGAATTCGTGACCCAATGCCCAATCCGACCCGGAAAGAGCTACACATACCGCTTCACTATCCAAGGCCAAGAAGGAACATTGTGGTGGCACGCACATAGCTCCTGGCTCCGAGCCACCGTCTACGGTGCACTCATCATCCACCCAGCCCTTGGTTCCTCTTTTCCTTTTCCTAAACCGGACAGTCAAACCGCTCTCGTACTCG gGGAATGGTGGAATGCAAATCCCGTTGATGTAATAAACCAAGCGACTCGAACCGGAGCTGCTCCGAATATATCCGATGCTTATACCATCAATGGTCAACCCGGTGATCTCTATAATTGCTCAAACAAAG AGACTGTTGTAGTACCGGTAAACTCAGGTGAAACAAGTCTACTACGAGTGATCAACGCAGCTCTAAACCAACCACTATTTTTCACGGTGGCTAACCACAAGCTCACCGTGGTCGGAGCCGACGCATCCTATCTCAAACCATTCACCACAAAGGTCCTCATGTTAGGTCCGGGTCAAACCACCGACGTACTTTTAACCGCAGACCAACCGCCCAAACGCTATTACATAGCAGCTAGAGCATATCAAAGCGCCCAAAACGCACCGTTTGATAACACTACTACAACAGCAATTCTCCATTACAGAAACACGACAAAAACTTCTCCACCAGTCACACTGTCTTTGCCTGCCTTCAACGACACGAACACCGTGACGTCATTCTCAAGAAAATTCAAATCTCTTCGAAACGTCGTCGTACCAAAAACAATTGACGAGAACTTGTTCTTCACCATCGGCTTAGGCCTCGATAACTGTCCCAAGAACTTTCCCAAGAACCGGTGCCAAGGCTTAAACGGAACCCGGTTTACCGCCTCAATGAACAACGTCTCGTTTGTTCTACCGTCGAACTTCTCGCTCTTGCAAGCGCATTCCAACGGTATTCCCGGCGTTTTCACGACGGATTTTCCAGCTAAACCGCCGGTTAAATTCGATTATACCGGAAATAATATTAGCAGGGGTCTGTTTCAGCCGGTTAAGGGTACTAAACTGTATAAACTCAAGTATGGAACGAGAGTTCAGATTGTGTTACAGGACACGAACATTGTTACGTCGGAGAATCATCCTATTCATCTTCATGGTTACGATTTCTACATTGTCGCTGAAGGGTTTGGTAACTTCAATCCCAAGAAAGATAATTCTAAGTTTAACCTTGTTGATCCTCCACTTAGAAACACTGTGGCTGTTCCTGTTAATGGATGGGCTGTTATCAGATTCGTGGCTGATAATCCTG GGGTTTGGTTGATGCATTGTCACTTAGATGTTCATATCAAATGGGGTCTTGGTATGGCGTTTTTGGTCGAGAATGGTGTTGGAGACTTGGAGACTCTTGAAGCTGCTCCTCATGATCTACCTGTTTGCTAG